From Besnoitia besnoiti strain Bb-Ger1 chromosome X, whole genome shotgun sequence, one genomic window encodes:
- a CDS encoding hypothetical protein (encoded by transcript BESB_018020): MDLKAGPYTRGKIFISPREDPKEFILSCLVVFVMLYTLYNLPRGEFLWERRQRLIRERLLKEYGLTEADLDEIGGVEAPLSDDLPAADAVSAEKN, from the exons ATGGACCTTAAAGCGGGTCCGTACACCCGAGGGAAGATCTTCATTTCGCCTCGAGAAGACCCGAAGGAGTTCATTCTCTCCTGCCTTGTCGTCTTTGTGATGCTGTACACCCTCTACAACCTTCCGAGAG GAGAATTTTTGTgggagcgaaggcagcgctTGATCAGAGAGCGTCTGCTGAAGGAGTACGGCCTGACGGAAGCAGATCTCGACGAAATCGGGGGCGTTgaggcgccgctctccgaCGATTTGCCGGCGGCCGACGCCGTttctgcagaaaaaaactAG
- a CDS encoding hypothetical protein (encoded by transcript BESB_018030) produces the protein MATHDYAPGFVSPVVTPAELAEVLLRFGSPTQKTQLAQAMRTRTAGKDAQNADVDGKCKEESVAEGEASLSRQPEATSRLNFLALGEETQGRRVFLFDASWTLLPIFGGRDSLREYREGARLPHAVFFDVEECSDIASPYPHMVPSAVLFARYLEAKTREYLARASTGGSSWDTSHASSTAAEKKEGAVVDIHSDVFVVYDGVGVFSAPRAYFMLKAFGCKHAFVLDGGIKRWRAEGFPVELGPLSADLSAAGNEDSWGSTSLGGNAPETAAARHEATVKRETEDQDVRPTLPASPVNEKANAMVASSVEACAQAVAAAARGDVDAANDASERATEAAFDAGSLRKEGLLKVALDSDRVVEYEDVVALVAGARGTVRTPEEGGVGVVFPLLVDARLAGRFNGVQPEPRPCTPSGHMPGAINLPFTDVLLSRQFYTSPKGRVLATHDQLSPFATAPTAEAFACHVLKSRVELIEALHPVLGKLGDDAYLPSRRDEPSNGEETRKQIQLIVTCGSGMTACIIYVALVQVGVDPRCVALYDGSWTEYAERRLLEERGRGICPSLSAEDAENWRRKILQARLAGEPAGAFHVVPGESISEAVA, from the exons ATGGCAACTCACGATTATGCGCCGGGGTTCGTCTCCCCTGTGGTAACTCCGGCAGAGCTTGCGGAAGTCCTCCTGCGCTTTggctcgccgacgcagaagactCAGCTTGCCCAGGCGATGCGGACGCGAACGGCTGGGAAAGACGCTCAGAATGCAGACGTAGACGGAAAGTGCAAAGAGGAGAGCgtcgcagagggagaggcctcTCTGTCGAGGCAACCAGAAGCGACGTCGCGCCTGAACTTCCTCGCTttgggcgaggagacgcagggcaGACGTGTGTTCCTGTTTGACGCCTCCTGGACGCTGCTTCCAATTTTCGGTGGGCGAGACAGCTTGAGGGAATACCGCGAGGGTGCGAGGCTGCCGCATGCAGTTTTTTTCGACGTCGAGGAGTGTAGCGACATCGCCAGTCCCTACCCGCACATGGTGCCGAGCGCGGTCCTGTTTGCACGCTATTTGGAGGCGAAAACGCGAGAATACCTCGCTCGCGCATCTACGGGGGGAAGTTCATGGGATACCAGCCACGCGAGCAGCActgccgcggagaagaaagagggcGCTGTGGTGGACATACATTCGGACGTGTTTGTGGTGTACGACGGCGTCGGAGTcttttccgcgccgcgcgcctacTTCATGTTGAAGGCCTTCGGGTGCAAGCACGCGTTTGTCCTCGACGGCGGCATCAagcgctggcgcgcggagggcttCCCGGTGGAACTGGGTCCTTTGTCCGCCGACCTGTCTGCCGCCGGAAACGAGGACTCTTGGGGTTCGACGAGCCTTGGAGGGAATGCGCCGGagactgcggccgcgcgtcaCGAGGCAACTGTGAAACGCGAGACTGAGGATCAAGACGTGCGCCCgacgctgcctgcgtcgccggtaaacgagaaggcgaacgcgaTGGTGGCAAGCAGCgtggaggcctgcgcgcaggccgtcgcagcggccgcgcgcggcgacgtcgacgccgcgaacgacgcgagcgagagggcaACTGAGGCAGCCTTCGACGCCGGCAGCCTCCGCAAGGAAGGTCTCCTGAAGGTTGCTCTCGACTCAGACCGCGTGGTCGAGTACGAAGACGTCGTTGCCCTggtcgctggcgcgcgcggcactGTACGTACgcccgaggagggcggcgtggGCGTGGTGTTTCCCCTTCTCGTCGACGCTCGCCTGGCGGGTCGCTTCAATGGCGTGCAGCCTGAGCCCCGGCCTTGCACGCCTTCGGGGCACATGCCAGGGGCGATCAATCTGCCTTTCACGGATGTGTTGCTTTCGCGGCAGTTCTACACATCGCCTAAggggcgcgtcctcgcgacGCATGACCAGCTTTCGCCCTTCGCCaccgcgccgaccgcggaggccttcgcgTGCCACGTCTTGAAGAGCCGTGTGGAGCTGATAGAGGCGCTCCATCCCGTCCTCGGCAAACTCGGGGACGACGCATATCTCCCATCGAGGCGAGATGAGCCTTCgaacggcgaggagacgcgaaaacAAATTCAGCTCATCGTCACGTGCGGGAGCGGCATGACGGCTTGCATCATCTACGTCGCCCTCGTGCAG GTCGGTGTGGACCCGCGCTGCGTGGCGCTGTACGACGGCAGCTGGACGGAGtacgccgagcgccgcctgctggaggagcgcggccgcggcattTGCCCATCCCTGAgtgcagaagacgcagaaaactGGCGCCGAAAgattctgcaggcgcggcttgCTGGCGAACCCGCCGGCGCGTTTCACGTAGTCCCGGGCGAAAGCATCTCCGAGGCAGTTGCGTGA
- a CDS encoding endonuclease III family 1 protein (encoded by transcript BESB_018040) has protein sequence MRGSRRSPSAPGASRRGLTDAEEAASKYAGKRRKMTQKTAARRKPEKSETEAEAVRHQAGARRRSGRLLLQEPQETANASSSSLADRKDAKMSLQRAAVDFEQFRNPSNGDAKPTSPNLGTPSRGQSVRTLQHAKQEASPATAAKSLPSGVKREVRVKSEFAIDATERLAKAAADEASSAALSTKTEVANEAPSESKLAPLAACAASTGFFLSGAKGRRKKVVGLRAASAAPPRAGGGGEPGDIEDLSPQKKAEKTNLEKFAALPDSPPPPHFNDIWTAVTEMRAKRDAPVDSMGVEAMGALALQNGGGEKEKRFSILVAVMLSSQTKDEQTAACMQRLRDADVLSPEKMSRLSVEELTQLLYGVGFHRNKARFLKEACETILAKHGGDIPPTYEELVQLRGVGPKMANIAVHAGWDRLEGIAVDVHVHRIANRLNWVRTKTPIETQHAVQRFLPRELWAEINLLFVGFGQQICRPVKPLCHECKASQWCPVGRKATRGAKNFADVSVRNESETATLAADAEAE, from the exons ATGCGAGGCTCGCGAAGGTCGCCATCCGCCcccggcgcgtcgcgtcgAGGGCTAACAGatgcggaggaggctgcaTCGAAGTATGCCGGAAAACGGAGGAAAATGACACAgaagacggccgcgcgccgcaaaccagagaaaagcgagacagaagcagaggcagTGCGACACCAAgccggggcgcggcggcgctcgggcAGGCTCCTCCTTCAGGAGCCTCAAGAGACAGCGAATGCGAGCAGTTCGTCACTTGCAGATCGAAAGGACGCCAAGATGTCTCTGCAGAGGGCCGCAGTCGACTTTGAGCAATTCCGCAATCCAAGCAACGGAGACGCAAAACCGACGAGCCCGAACCTCGGCACCCCCTCGAGGGGACagagtgtacgtacactccAACACGCGAAGCAAGAGGCCTCACCGGCCACAGCAGCGAAGTCGCTTCCGTCTGGGGTCAAGAGAGAGGTTCGCGTGAAGAGCGAGTTCGCCATCGACGCCACTGAGCGgctcgcgaaggccgccgctgaCGAGGCGAGttctgcggctctctccaCCAAAACGGAAGTGGCTAACGAGGCCCCTAGCGAATCGAAACTGGCGCCCCTGgcagcctgcgcggcttccaCAGGGTTTTTCCTCTCCGGGGCGAAAGGTCGGCGCAAGAAGGTAGTCGGGTTGCGCGCCGCCAGTGCAGCCCCGCCCCGTgccggaggggggggggagccaGGCGACATCGAGGACCTttcgccgcagaagaaagcggaaaaaacgAATCTAGAAAAGTTCGCTGCCCTTCCCGactccccccctccgccgcactTCAACGACATCTGGACTGCTGTAACGGAAATGCGCGCCAAG CGCGACGCCCCTGTGGACTCCATGGGTGTCGAGGCGATGGGCGCCCTGGCGCTACAGAACGGCGGCGGGGAGAAGGAAAAG CGGTTCAGTATACTCGTTGCGGTCATGCTTTCCAGTCAAACCAAAGACGAGCAAACTGcggcgtgcatgcagcgcctgcgcgacgccgatgTGCTGTCCCCGGAGAAGATGAGTCGCCTCTCCGTAG AGGAGCTCACGCAGCTTCTGTACGGCGTCGGCTTCCACCGTAACAAGGCGCGGTTTCTGAAGGAGGCCTGCGAGACGATTCTCGCCAAGCATGGAGGCGACATTCCCCCTACCTACGAGGAGCTTGTGCAGCTCCGAGGCGTCGGCCCGAAGATGGCGAACATCGCCGTGCACGCG GGCTGGGACCGACTCGAGGGAATCGCCGTGGACGTCCACGTTCATCGCATCGCGAACAG GCTCAACTGGGTGAGGACCAAGACGCCGATCGAGACGCAACACGCGGTTCAGAGGTTTCTCCCGAG agAGCTCTGGGCGGAAATAAATCTCCTCTTTGTTGGCTTTGGCCAGCAGATCTGTCGCCCTGTCAAGCCCCTG TGCCATGAATGCAAAGCGAGTCAGTGGTGCCCAGTTGGCCgcaaggcgacgcgaggcgcgaagaaCTTCGCGGATGTTTCTGTGCGCAACGAATCCGAGACAGCCACGCTCGCggccgacgcggaagcggagTAA
- a CDS encoding hypothetical protein (encoded by transcript BESB_018050): protein MVSQCPSISAATYAPAAPQRYSAPGAAAGDALFAPTKSNEKPVEWQRMFDWLVGPDTEQPNTETVGGCGFEFMGWAINFFRHRREIRAPPPQLQAPSVVFPYSESLYVPSKRSGLIPCLDDPGTGSLASPPLVAVQRVVPMQSTYCPGCAQCPLRERHFQQAAAPGAYYWLPAAEGSRHAYYTASAPGLETQTTCAAAPWGAGYGMREETGASSLPEPAREPSQTLERAPSSGSTASGEGEEIIFPFAREGTFPYVR from the exons ATGGTCTCGCAGTGTCCTTCCATCAGCGCAGCTACGtacgcgcctgccgctccgcAGCGCTACTCCGCTCctggggcggcagcgggcgacgcgcttTTTGCTCCCACGAAGA GCAATGAAAAACCAGTTGAGTGGCAAAGGATGTTCGACTGGCTGGTGGGGCCTGACACTGAGCAACCGA ACACGGAAACCgttggcggctgcggcttcgaGTTCATGGGCTGGGCGATCAACTTCTTCCGCCACCGCCGCGAGATCCGCGCGccccctccgcagctgcaggcgccgtcgGTTGTCTTCCCGTATTCCGAATCCC TCTACGTCCCCAGCAAACGCTCGGGTTTGATTCCTTGCCTGGATGACCCCGGCACCGGCTCGcttgcctcgccgccgctggtgGCTGTCCAGCGCGTCGTGCCCATGCAGTCGACCTACTGCCCGGGCTGTGCGCAGTGCCCTTTGCGTGAGAGGCACTtccagcaggcggcggcgcctggcgcgtaCTActggctgccggcggcggagggctcgAGGCACGCCTACTATACAGCTTCCGCCCCGGGCCTGGAGACTCAGACGActtgcgccgcggcgccctgggGGGCCGGCTACGgcatgcgcgaggagactggcGCATCGTCTCTGCCAGAGCCTGCCCGCGAGCCCTCGCAGACCTTGgagcgcgcgccctcgagcgGCTCCACCGCCTCCGGCGAGGGGGAAGAGATCATCTTCCCCTTTGCGCGAGAAGGCACCTTCCCCTACGTCCGGTAG
- a CDS encoding peptidyl-prolyl cis-trans isomerase, cyclophilin-type domain-containing protein (encoded by transcript BESB_018060) has product MGKHKHSKDKLYVVQSEYAADWGGYKAKALQLPYKALPFYCCGLSLRPFEDAVCTAEGVVFDPANILPYIKRYRRNPVNGKPLAAGDLVPLKFHKNDEGKFHCPVTYKVFNQHTHIVANRKSGHVYSYEAIENLCKKAKNWNDLLTGEPFSHSDIIHIQNPADAKTRYIEGFYHVREGQDAEVAAKGVPAEKDSMKPATKKTEWMERILAEAGEKEEARKAAHNKLIPNMYADGQGETAKAADATNVGSDAPQAAKIEEKHSIYTTHRMAAGFTSTIVQGSSKQEYRELTERERMQPFYDRCRNLKKKGYVRIVTTQGNLNLELHADMAPRACDSFLRHCASKYYEDTIFHRCIRNFMIQGGRAELREPSTKAGRNVSSRSISGFPGGAPFENEFDSRLVHQGIGVVAMANDGSKRSNLSEFFITFKSCEHLNNKHTIFGRVVGGLDVLRRWENLETDKKDKPLNPRR; this is encoded by the exons ATGGGGAAGCACAAGCACTCGAAAGACAAGCTCTACGTGGTGCAGAGCGAGTATGCGGCTGACTGGGGCGGCTacaaggcgaaggcgctgcagctgccctACAAGGCACTCCCCTTCTACTGCTG cggcctctcccTGAGGCCTTTTGAGGACGCTGTCTGCACTGCTGAGGGCGTCGTGTTTGATCCCGCGAACATTCTGCCGTACATCAAGCGCTACCGGCGAAATCCTGTGAACGGCAAgccgctcgcggctggcgaCCTCGTGCCTCTCAAGTTCCACAAAAACGACGAAGGCAAGTTCCACTGCCCCGTGACGTACAAAGTCTTCAACCAACACACGCACATCGTCGCAAACCGCAAGTCGGGTCACGTCTACAGCTACGAGGCCATCGAGAACCTGTGCAAGAAAGCAAAAAACTGGAACGACCTCCTCACCG gcgAGCCCTTCTCGCACTCAGACATCATCCACATCCAGAACCCCGCAGACGCCAAGACGCGCTACATCGAGGGATTTTACCACGTGCGCGAAG GGCAGGATGCCGAGGTGGCGGCCAAGGGCGtgccggcggagaaggacaGCATGAAGcccgcgacgaagaagacggagtGGATGGAGCGGATTCtcgcagaggccggcgagaaggaggaggcgcggaaggctgCGCACAACAAGCTCATCCCCAACATGTATGCGGACGGGCAAGGCGAGACTGCaaaggcggcggacgcgacaAACGTGGGCTCAGACGCGCCTCAAGCCGCCAAAATAGAGGAAAAACACAGCATCTACACTACGCACAG AATGGCGGCGGGCTTTACGTCGACGATTGTTCAAGGCAGCTCGAAGCAGGAGTACCGCGAACTGACAGAGCGggaacgcatgcagccctTCTACGACAGATGCAGAAACCTCAAGAAAAAGGG aTACGTCCGCATCGTCACGACGCAGGGGAACCTGAACCTTGAGCTGCACGCCGACatggcgccgcgggcctgcgaCAGTTTCCTCCGGCACTGCGCCTCGAAGTACTACGAAGACACGATCTTCCATCG CTGCATTCGCAACTTCATGATTCAAGGCGGACGGGCAGAACTTCGCGAACCGTCCACGAAGGCGGGTCGGAATGTCAGTTCGCGCTCCATCAGCGGTTTcccaggcggcgcgcccttcgAAAACGAGTTCGACTCGCGCCTTGTTCATCAAGGCATTGGCGTGGTCGCCATGGCCAACGACGGCAGCAAGCGCTCAAATCTGTCAGAGTTCTTCATCACTTTCAAGTCGTGTGAGCACCTCAACAACAAGCATACCATCTTCGGAAGAG TGGTCGGAGGCTTGGacgtgctgcggcgctgggAGAACTTGGAGACTGACAAGAAGGACAAGCCCCTCAACCCCCGAAGGTGA
- a CDS encoding hypothetical protein (encoded by transcript BESB_018070), with product MEDEKREVEEKEKKKLENAMKPWFNNRDALDGTVSHPERHSSAVGKYLPATLLAQNKKLDKPAASAAGSACPSPPARTNPLAKSESATEADGGASDVSGAKGEKKRTAEAAGLAPATALTTALKIGEERQATHQKLEGKGRSLLEYATVPQKVKVSRKAFDFSSW from the exons atgGAAGATGAGAAGCGCGAAGtagaggaaaaagagaagaagaagctcgaG AACGCGATGAAGCCTTGGTTCAATAACCGCGACGCGCTCGACGGGACTGTGTCGCACCCCGAACGTCACTCCAGCGCCGTGGGTAAGTACCTGCCCGCAACCCTTTTGGCGCAGAACAAGAAACTCGACAAGCCCGCGGCGAGTGCCGCTGGCAGCGCAtgtccgtcgccgcctgcgcgcacgAATCCACTGGCAAAGAGCGAGTCGGCGACTGAGGCTGACGGTGGGGCGAGTGACGTTTCGGGCgcgaaaggcgagaagaaacgcacagcggaggccgcgggcctcgcgccggcgaccgcacTGACGACGGCTTTGAAAatcggcgaggagagacaggccACTCACCAAAAACTGGAGGGCAAgggccgcagcctcctcgagTACGCAACTGTGCCGCAGAAGGTGAAAGTCTCCCGCAAGGCGTTCGATTTTTCCAGCTGGTAA